Proteins encoded within one genomic window of Xylophilus sp. GOD-11R:
- a CDS encoding phenylacetate--CoA ligase family protein — protein MDTFYDALETRDATSRERALFAALPAQVALARQRSPAFARLLADVDPATVQDRATLARLPVTRKAELLALQQASRDSGGDAFGGFATEVWGPVMPRVFASPGTLYEPDGARPDHWRMARAFYAAGVRAGQLLHNSFSYHFVPAGAMMESGAQALGCTVFPGGTGQTEQQLQAMVELRADAYVGTPSFLRILLEKAAERGTALPHLRRALVSGEAFPPSLRDWVAERGVRAFQCYASADLGLIAYETEAREGLVLDEGVILEIVRPGTGEPVADGEVGEVVVTTFNPVYPLLRFGTGDLSAVMPGPCPTGRTNTRIRGWMGRADQTTKVRGMFVHPGQVAEIGRRVPGVGRMRLVVSGEMADDRLLLRAECASADGGVALRLGEVVREVTRLRAEVELCALGSLPNDGKVIEDGRSYR, from the coding sequence ATCGACACTTTTTACGACGCGCTGGAAACGCGCGACGCGACATCGCGCGAGCGGGCATTGTTCGCCGCGTTGCCGGCGCAGGTCGCGCTGGCCCGGCAACGGTCGCCCGCCTTCGCCCGCTTGCTGGCCGATGTGGATCCGGCCACGGTGCAGGACCGCGCCACGCTGGCGCGCCTGCCGGTCACGCGCAAGGCCGAGTTGCTGGCGCTGCAGCAGGCCTCGCGCGACAGCGGCGGCGATGCCTTCGGCGGCTTCGCGACCGAGGTCTGGGGCCCGGTCATGCCACGCGTGTTCGCCAGCCCCGGCACGCTCTACGAACCCGACGGCGCGCGGCCCGACCACTGGCGCATGGCGCGCGCCTTCTATGCCGCCGGCGTCCGCGCCGGGCAGCTGCTGCACAACAGCTTCAGCTACCACTTCGTGCCCGCTGGCGCCATGATGGAAAGCGGCGCGCAGGCCCTGGGTTGCACCGTGTTTCCGGGCGGCACCGGGCAGACGGAGCAGCAGCTGCAGGCCATGGTCGAGCTGCGGGCCGATGCCTACGTCGGCACGCCGAGCTTTCTGCGCATCCTGCTGGAGAAGGCCGCCGAGCGCGGCACGGCGTTGCCGCATCTGCGACGGGCTTTGGTGTCGGGCGAGGCCTTTCCGCCATCGCTGCGGGACTGGGTCGCAGAGCGTGGCGTGCGGGCTTTTCAGTGCTATGCGTCTGCCGATCTGGGGCTCATTGCTTATGAGACCGAGGCTCGGGAAGGGCTGGTGCTCGACGAGGGGGTGATCCTGGAGATCGTGCGGCCGGGGACCGGGGAGCCGGTGGCCGACGGTGAGGTCGGGGAGGTGGTGGTGACGACCTTCAATCCGGTCTATCCGCTGCTGCGCTTCGGTACCGGGGACCTCTCGGCTGTGATGCCCGGGCCTTGCCCGACGGGGCGTACCAATACCCGGATCCGGGGGTGGATGGGGCGGGCGGATCAGACCACCAAGGTGCGGGGGATGTTCGTGCATCCGGGGCAGGTCGCGGAGATCGGGCGGCGGGTGCCGGGGGTGGGGCGGATGCGCCTCGTGGTCTCTGGCGAGATGGCTGACGATCGCTTGTTGCTGCGGGCTGAATGTGCGTCTGCCGACGGGGGGGTGGCTTTGCGATTGGGGGAGGTGGTGAGGGAGGTTACGCGGCTGCGGGCTGAGGTGGAGCTTTGTGCTTTGGGGAGCTTGCCCAATGATGGGAAGGTGATTGAGGATGGGCGGAGTTATCGGTGA
- a CDS encoding ABC transporter ATP-binding protein has protein sequence MSAVGPLLEVNGIEVIYNHVILVLKGVSLTVPEGGIVALLGGNGAGKTTTLRAVSNLLLGERGEVTKGSIRLRGERIERLTPAALVQRGVLQVMEGRHCFAHLSIEENLLAGAYTRRDRAEVAANLEKVYAYFPRLKTRRASQAAYTSGGEQQMCAIGRALMANPRMVLLDEPSMGLAPQIVEEVFSIVKDLNAKEGVTFLLAEQNTGMALRFADYGYILESGRVVMDGTAQALAGNQDVKEFYLGMGDAQRKSFRDVKSYRRRKRWLA, from the coding sequence ATGAGTGCTGTCGGTCCGTTGCTCGAGGTCAATGGCATCGAGGTCATCTACAACCATGTGATCCTGGTGCTCAAGGGGGTGTCGCTGACGGTGCCCGAGGGCGGCATCGTCGCGCTGCTCGGGGGCAACGGTGCCGGCAAGACGACCACGCTGCGGGCGGTGAGCAACCTGCTGCTCGGCGAGCGGGGCGAGGTCACCAAGGGCAGCATCCGGCTGCGCGGCGAACGCATCGAACGGCTGACGCCGGCGGCGCTGGTGCAGCGCGGCGTGCTGCAGGTGATGGAAGGCCGGCACTGCTTCGCGCACCTGTCCATCGAAGAGAACCTGCTGGCCGGCGCCTATACGCGCCGCGACCGCGCCGAGGTGGCGGCCAACCTGGAGAAGGTCTATGCCTATTTCCCCCGGCTCAAGACGCGTCGCGCCAGCCAGGCGGCGTACACCTCCGGCGGCGAGCAGCAGATGTGCGCCATCGGCCGCGCGCTGATGGCCAACCCGCGCATGGTGCTGCTCGACGAGCCTTCGATGGGCCTGGCCCCGCAGATCGTCGAGGAGGTGTTCTCCATCGTGAAGGACCTCAACGCCAAGGAAGGCGTGACCTTCCTGCTGGCCGAGCAGAACACCGGCATGGCGCTGCGCTTTGCCGACTACGGCTACATCCTGGAAAGCGGCCGCGTGGTGATGGACGGCACGGCGCAGGCGCTGGCGGGCAACCAGGACGTGAAGGAGTTCTACCTGGGCATGGGCGATGCGCAGCGCAAGAGCTTTCGTGATGTGAAGAGTTATCGCCGCCGCAAGAGGTGGCTGGCATGA
- a CDS encoding ABC transporter substrate-binding protein has protein sequence MKLNTIVIGIAAAASTLAFAPASAQEQFVPLLVYRTGQFAPLGVPWADGKQDYLKLVNARDGGVNGVKLAYEECETAYDAAKGVECYERLKAKGTGASGFDPQSTGITFAVTDKAYADKVAIETPGYGLSQSVDGTVFQWNFPLLGTYWTAADVMLQDIAKKEKGSLKGKKIALVYHDSPYGKEPIPLLQKRAAADGFEVSLFPVTPPGVEQKSTWLQIRQQRPDYVLFWSAGVMTPAGIREAQASGYPREKIYGIWWAGSDHDVKDIGAGATGYNAITIHNSAAKDKVHDELKKFVYDKGQGTGVPTGVGTLAHTRGMMISMLQVEAIRAAQEKYGKGKTLTPEQVRWGFENLDLTADKLKALGFGEIMRPVKTSCANHMGNDWARIVQWDGGKWQIKSDWYQSDKTHIDPLVKEFAAKYAKDKNVTPRAC, from the coding sequence ATGAAGCTCAACACCATCGTGATCGGCATCGCGGCAGCGGCCTCGACGCTGGCTTTCGCGCCGGCGTCGGCGCAGGAACAGTTCGTGCCCCTGCTGGTCTACCGCACCGGCCAGTTCGCGCCGCTCGGCGTGCCCTGGGCCGACGGCAAGCAGGACTACCTCAAGCTCGTCAACGCGCGTGACGGCGGCGTCAACGGCGTGAAGCTGGCGTATGAGGAATGCGAGACGGCCTACGACGCGGCCAAGGGCGTGGAGTGCTACGAACGTCTCAAGGCCAAGGGCACCGGCGCCTCGGGCTTCGACCCGCAATCCACCGGCATCACCTTCGCGGTGACCGACAAGGCCTATGCCGACAAGGTGGCCATCGAGACGCCCGGCTACGGCCTGTCGCAGTCGGTCGACGGTACCGTGTTCCAGTGGAACTTCCCGCTGCTGGGCACCTACTGGACCGCCGCCGACGTGATGCTGCAGGACATCGCGAAGAAGGAGAAAGGCAGCCTGAAGGGCAAGAAGATCGCGTTGGTCTACCACGACAGTCCCTACGGCAAGGAGCCGATTCCGCTGCTGCAGAAACGCGCGGCGGCCGATGGCTTCGAGGTGTCGCTGTTCCCGGTCACGCCGCCGGGGGTGGAGCAGAAGTCGACCTGGCTGCAGATCCGCCAGCAGCGGCCCGACTACGTGCTGTTCTGGTCGGCCGGCGTCATGACGCCGGCGGGCATTCGCGAGGCCCAGGCCAGCGGCTATCCGCGCGAGAAGATCTACGGCATCTGGTGGGCGGGCTCCGACCACGACGTCAAGGACATCGGCGCGGGCGCCACCGGCTACAACGCGATCACCATCCACAACAGCGCAGCCAAGGACAAGGTGCACGACGAGCTGAAGAAGTTCGTCTACGACAAGGGCCAGGGCACGGGCGTGCCGACCGGTGTGGGCACGTTGGCGCATACGCGCGGAATGATGATCTCGATGCTGCAGGTCGAGGCGATCCGCGCCGCACAGGAGAAGTACGGCAAGGGCAAGACGCTCACGCCCGAACAGGTGCGCTGGGGCTTCGAGAACCTGGACCTCACGGCCGACAAGCTCAAGGCGCTGGGCTTCGGCGAGATCATGCGGCCGGTCAAGACCTCGTGCGCCAACCACATGGGCAACGACTGGGCGCGCATCGTGCAGTGGGACGGCGGCAAGTGGCAGATTAAATCGGACTGGTACCAGTCCGACAAGACGCACATCGATCCGCTGGTGAAGGAGTTCGCGGCGAAGTACGCCAAGGACAAGAACGTCACGCCACGCGCTTGTTGA
- a CDS encoding branched-chain amino acid ABC transporter permease gives MIYRENGQFKSSYRADMALFPVAQDRWAMLALLAVAFVVVPALASDYVFRAVLIPFLILALAAIGLNILVGYCGQISLGTGAFMAVGAYAAYNLQVRIEGMPLLLSLIGGGLAATVCGVLFGIPSLRIRGLYLAVATLAAQFFVDWFTNRVKWVTNDSSSGSVSVNVLSMFGWRFDTPVQKYLLCLALVALFALLAKNLVRGAIGREWMAMRDMDVAASVIGIRPVHAKLTAFAVSSFIVGVAGALWGFVHLGSWEPAAFGIDKSFQLLFMVIIGGLGSIAGSFFGAAFIVLLPLALNYVPHWLGLSLGTAVASQLEHMVFGALIVFFLIVEPHGLAKLWSTARQKLRLWPFPY, from the coding sequence GTGATCTATCGGGAAAATGGCCAGTTCAAGAGCAGCTACCGCGCCGACATGGCGCTGTTCCCCGTCGCCCAGGACCGCTGGGCCATGCTCGCCCTGCTGGCGGTGGCCTTCGTCGTGGTGCCGGCGCTGGCCAGCGACTACGTGTTCCGCGCGGTGCTGATCCCCTTCCTGATCCTGGCGCTGGCCGCGATCGGGCTCAACATCCTCGTCGGCTACTGCGGCCAGATCTCGCTGGGCACCGGCGCCTTCATGGCCGTGGGCGCCTACGCGGCCTACAACCTGCAGGTGCGCATCGAGGGCATGCCGTTGTTGCTGTCACTCATCGGCGGCGGGCTGGCGGCCACGGTGTGCGGCGTGCTGTTCGGTATCCCGAGCCTGCGCATCCGTGGGCTGTACCTGGCGGTGGCGACACTGGCCGCGCAGTTCTTCGTGGACTGGTTCACCAACCGGGTGAAATGGGTCACCAACGATTCGTCCTCCGGCTCGGTCAGCGTCAATGTGCTGTCGATGTTCGGCTGGCGCTTCGACACCCCGGTGCAGAAATACCTGCTGTGCCTGGCGCTGGTGGCGCTGTTCGCGCTGCTGGCCAAGAACCTGGTGCGTGGCGCCATCGGCCGGGAGTGGATGGCCATGCGCGACATGGACGTGGCCGCCAGCGTGATCGGCATCCGGCCGGTGCATGCCAAGCTCACCGCCTTCGCGGTCAGCAGCTTCATCGTGGGCGTGGCGGGCGCGCTGTGGGGCTTCGTGCACCTGGGCTCGTGGGAGCCGGCGGCCTTTGGCATCGACAAGTCCTTCCAGCTGCTGTTCATGGTGATCATCGGCGGGCTCGGCTCCATCGCCGGCAGCTTCTTCGGCGCGGCCTTCATCGTGCTGCTGCCGCTGGCCCTGAACTACGTGCCGCACTGGCTCGGCCTGTCGCTCGGCACGGCCGTGGCCTCGCAACTGGAGCACATGGTGTTCGGCGCACTGATCGTGTTCTTCCTCATCGTGGAGCCGCATGGGCTGGCAAAACTCTGGTCCACCGCGCGACAAAAACTACGGCTCTGGCCATTCCCCTATTGA
- a CDS encoding branched-chain amino acid ABC transporter permease has product MGFLLETLFGGLMVGMLYALVALGFVLIYKASGVFNFAQGAMVLFAALAMARFSEWIPKWLGFESQLLANILAAATATACMVAVAWAVERFALRKLVNQPGITLLMATLGISYFIDGAGQLLFGSAVYRIDVGMPKDPMILMESTFDGGLLLSKEDLYSALIAALLVATLTVFFQKTRTGRALRAVADDHQAAQSIGIPLSRIWVVVWSIGGIVALVAGIIWGSKLGVQFSISLVALKAFPVVILGGLTSVPGAIVGGLLIGVGEKLSEIYLGPYVGGGIENWFAYVLALAFLLIRPQGLFGDKIIDRV; this is encoded by the coding sequence ATGGGCTTCCTCCTAGAAACCCTCTTCGGCGGCCTCATGGTGGGCATGCTCTACGCCCTCGTCGCCCTGGGCTTCGTCCTCATCTACAAAGCCAGCGGAGTCTTCAACTTCGCCCAAGGCGCGATGGTCCTCTTCGCGGCCTTGGCCATGGCCAGATTCTCCGAATGGATCCCCAAGTGGCTGGGCTTCGAAAGCCAGCTGCTAGCCAACATCCTGGCAGCCGCCACCGCCACCGCCTGCATGGTCGCAGTAGCCTGGGCCGTAGAGCGCTTCGCCTTGAGAAAGCTCGTCAACCAGCCCGGCATCACCCTCCTGATGGCCACGCTCGGCATCAGCTACTTCATCGACGGCGCCGGCCAGCTGCTCTTCGGCAGCGCCGTCTACCGCATCGACGTCGGCATGCCCAAGGACCCCATGATCCTCATGGAGAGCACCTTCGACGGCGGCCTGCTGCTCAGCAAGGAGGACCTCTACTCCGCCCTCATCGCCGCATTGCTGGTCGCTACCCTCACCGTCTTCTTCCAGAAGACCCGCACCGGCCGTGCCCTGCGCGCCGTGGCCGACGACCACCAGGCCGCGCAGTCCATCGGCATCCCGCTGTCGCGCATCTGGGTCGTCGTCTGGTCGATCGGCGGCATCGTCGCGCTGGTCGCCGGCATCATCTGGGGCAGCAAGCTCGGCGTGCAGTTCTCCATCTCCCTGGTGGCGTTGAAGGCCTTTCCGGTGGTGATTCTGGGCGGGCTGACCTCGGTGCCCGGCGCCATCGTCGGCGGCCTGCTGATCGGCGTCGGCGAGAAGCTGTCGGAGATCTACCTCGGCCCCTATGTCGGCGGCGGCATCGAGAACTGGTTCGCCTACGTTCTCGCCCTCGCCTTCCTGCTGATCAGGCCCCAAGGCTTGTTCGGCGACAAGATCATCGATCGCGTATGA
- a CDS encoding ABC transporter ATP-binding protein, with protein MMAEPLDLAPSDATPVGDVVLDVRNISLSFGGVKALTDISFDVREHEVRSIIGPNGAGKSSMLNCINGVYQPQQGQITFRGRTFRHMNSRQVAEMGVARTFQNLALFKGMSVLDNIMSGRNLRMKSNLLMQALRVGPAVREEMAHREAVERIIDFLEIQAWRKTPVGQLPYGLQKRVDLGRALAMEPQVLLLDEPMAGMNVEEKQDMCRFILDVNEEFRTTIVLIEHDMGVVMDISDRVVVLDYGRKIGDGTPAEVRGNEEVIRAYLGGAA; from the coding sequence ATGATGGCCGAACCCCTCGACCTGGCCCCGTCCGATGCCACGCCGGTCGGCGACGTGGTGCTGGACGTGCGCAACATCTCGCTGTCCTTCGGCGGCGTGAAGGCGCTCACCGACATCAGCTTCGACGTGCGCGAGCACGAGGTGCGATCGATCATCGGGCCCAACGGCGCGGGCAAGAGCTCGATGCTGAACTGCATCAACGGCGTCTACCAGCCGCAGCAGGGGCAGATCACTTTTCGGGGCCGCACCTTCCGCCACATGAACAGCCGGCAGGTGGCCGAGATGGGCGTGGCCCGCACCTTCCAGAACCTGGCCCTGTTCAAGGGCATGAGCGTGCTCGACAACATCATGAGCGGGCGCAACCTGCGCATGAAGAGCAACCTGCTGATGCAGGCCTTGCGGGTGGGGCCGGCGGTGCGCGAGGAGATGGCGCACCGCGAGGCGGTGGAGCGGATCATCGATTTTTTGGAGATCCAGGCGTGGCGCAAGACGCCGGTCGGACAGTTGCCGTACGGGCTGCAGAAGCGGGTCGATCTCGGGCGGGCCTTGGCGATGGAGCCGCAGGTGTTGCTGCTCGACGAGCCGATGGCGGGGATGAACGTCGAGGAGAAGCAGGACATGTGTCGGTTCATCCTCGACGTGAACGAGGAGTTTCGGACGACCATCGTGCTGATCGAGCACGACATGGGGGTGGTGATGGATATCTCCGACCGGGTGGTGGTGCTGGATTACGGGCGGAAGATCGGGGATGGGACGCCTGCCGAGGTTCGGGGGAATGAGGAGGTCATTCGGGCCTATCTGGGGGGGGCTGCATGA
- a CDS encoding AMP-dependent synthetase/ligase has translation MTSTFPQLLHRHAQARPEAPAVREKEYGIWQTWNWRKTAEEVRAMACGLMSLGFAPGDNLAIVGDNRPHLYFCFLAAQAARGVPVPLYQESVATEMAFVLQDAAIRFAFAENQEQVDKLLELRATVPALACIAHVFYDDPRGLRGYDQPGLVSVQALMDAGRAWDLAQPGGYDEAVAAVMADDVSVILYTSGTTGKPKGVCQTHRAFIAAAEGSIATDGLGPRDDVICYLPPAWVGDHLFSLAQWLVAGFTINCPESPATAAIDLREIGPSYYFAPPRVFEAMLTSISIRMEDAAAPKRWLYARCMALARRVGADMLDGRPVGALDRLLYAFGDAVVYGPLRNVMGLSRVRVAYTAGAAIGPDLFRFFRSIGVNLKQFYGQTETCAYVCLQKNGRVKLHTVGEPAPGIEIRIADNGEVLVRGVSVLKEYYHRPDATAEVIDAEGFFHTGDAGVLDDDGHLRIIDRAKDVGRLVEGALFAPNYIENKLKFFPQIKEAVCFGHGRAEVCAFLNIDFDAVGNWAERQGLPYAGYVDLAGKPEVLELIAQCVGQVNADLAAEPGMEATQVARFIVLHKELDPDDDELTRTRKVRRAFIADKYRVLVDALYGGVRRQFIETQVKFEDGRTGSVSATLNVVEARTFAPLKSAA, from the coding sequence ATGACGAGTACCTTTCCCCAGCTGCTGCACCGCCATGCCCAGGCCCGGCCCGAAGCCCCCGCCGTGCGCGAGAAGGAATACGGCATCTGGCAGACCTGGAACTGGCGCAAGACGGCCGAAGAGGTGCGCGCCATGGCCTGCGGTCTGATGTCGCTGGGCTTCGCACCGGGCGACAACCTGGCCATCGTGGGCGACAACCGGCCGCACCTGTACTTCTGCTTCCTGGCCGCGCAGGCCGCCCGTGGCGTGCCGGTGCCGCTCTACCAGGAATCGGTCGCCACCGAGATGGCCTTCGTGCTGCAGGACGCGGCGATCCGCTTCGCCTTCGCCGAGAACCAGGAGCAGGTCGACAAGCTGCTGGAGCTGCGCGCCACCGTGCCGGCGCTCGCATGCATCGCCCATGTGTTCTACGACGATCCGCGTGGCCTGCGTGGCTACGACCAGCCGGGGCTGGTCTCGGTGCAGGCGCTGATGGACGCCGGCCGCGCGTGGGACTTGGCGCAACCCGGCGGCTACGACGAGGCCGTCGCGGCCGTCATGGCCGACGACGTGTCGGTCATCCTCTACACCTCCGGCACCACCGGCAAGCCCAAGGGTGTCTGCCAGACGCACCGCGCCTTCATCGCCGCCGCCGAGGGCAGCATCGCCACCGACGGCCTGGGGCCGCGCGACGACGTCATCTGCTACCTGCCGCCGGCCTGGGTCGGCGACCACCTCTTCTCGCTTGCGCAATGGCTGGTGGCGGGCTTCACCATCAACTGCCCGGAGTCGCCGGCCACCGCGGCGATCGACCTGCGCGAGATCGGCCCGAGCTATTACTTCGCCCCGCCCCGGGTGTTCGAGGCCATGCTCACCTCGATCTCGATCCGCATGGAAGACGCGGCCGCGCCCAAGCGCTGGCTGTATGCGCGCTGCATGGCGCTGGCCCGCCGCGTGGGCGCCGACATGCTCGACGGCCGCCCCGTCGGCGCGCTCGATCGGCTGCTCTATGCCTTCGGCGACGCGGTGGTGTACGGGCCGCTGCGCAACGTCATGGGGCTGTCGCGGGTGCGGGTGGCCTACACCGCGGGCGCGGCCATCGGGCCGGACCTGTTCCGCTTCTTCCGCTCGATCGGCGTGAACCTCAAGCAGTTCTACGGCCAGACCGAGACCTGCGCCTATGTCTGCCTGCAGAAGAACGGCCGGGTGAAGCTGCACACCGTGGGCGAGCCCGCGCCGGGCATCGAGATCCGCATCGCCGACAACGGCGAGGTGCTGGTGCGGGGCGTGTCGGTGCTCAAGGAGTACTACCACCGGCCCGACGCCACCGCCGAGGTGATCGACGCCGAGGGCTTCTTCCATACCGGCGACGCCGGCGTGCTCGACGACGACGGCCACCTGCGCATCATCGACCGGGCCAAGGACGTGGGCCGCCTGGTCGAAGGCGCGCTCTTCGCGCCCAACTACATCGAGAACAAGCTCAAGTTCTTTCCGCAGATCAAGGAGGCCGTGTGCTTCGGCCACGGCCGCGCCGAGGTCTGCGCCTTTCTCAACATCGACTTCGACGCCGTCGGCAACTGGGCCGAACGCCAGGGCCTGCCCTACGCCGGTTATGTGGACCTGGCCGGCAAGCCCGAGGTGCTGGAACTCATCGCACAGTGCGTCGGCCAGGTCAACGCCGACCTCGCGGCCGAGCCCGGCATGGAAGCCACGCAGGTCGCGCGCTTCATCGTGCTGCACAAGGAGCTCGACCCCGACGACGACGAACTCACCCGCACCCGCAAGGTCCGCCGGGCCTTCATCGCCGACAAGTACCGCGTGCTCGTCGACGCCCTGTACGGCGGCGTACGTCGGCAGTTCATCGAGACCCAGGTGAAGTTCGAGGACGGCCGCACCGGCAGCGTCAGCGCCACGCTGAACGTGGTCGAGGCCCGCACCTTCGCCCCCTTGAAGAGCGCGGCATGA
- a CDS encoding Crp/Fnr family transcriptional regulator — protein MVIDSALHQRRRPPTGAELAVVPWLERLQPTERQHALQVLQVSVAQPGDFICRVGRAPTYWFGVVEGLLKMSTDNDRGQTVTYAGLAPGGWFGEGTVLKREPYRYNIQALRRSVVAGLPIDDFHWLLDHSLGFNRFVMSQLSERLSQFIVALETDRLTSPDARVARSLAALFNPVLYPAVGDMLRITQQELAYLVGLSRQRVNQALASLQARGQISIEYGGLRVLDLPALRDG, from the coding sequence ATGGTGATCGACTCTGCCCTGCATCAGCGCCGCCGCCCGCCTACCGGCGCCGAGCTGGCCGTGGTCCCGTGGCTGGAACGACTGCAGCCCACCGAGCGGCAGCACGCGCTGCAAGTACTGCAGGTCAGCGTCGCACAGCCGGGCGATTTCATCTGCCGCGTCGGCCGGGCGCCGACCTACTGGTTCGGCGTGGTGGAGGGGCTGCTGAAGATGAGCACCGACAACGACCGTGGCCAGACAGTCACCTATGCCGGCCTGGCGCCGGGCGGATGGTTCGGCGAAGGCACGGTGCTCAAGCGCGAGCCCTACCGCTACAACATCCAGGCGCTGCGGCGCAGCGTGGTCGCGGGTTTGCCGATCGACGATTTCCATTGGCTGCTGGACCATTCCCTCGGCTTCAACCGCTTCGTGATGAGCCAGCTGAGCGAACGCCTGTCGCAGTTCATCGTGGCGCTGGAAACCGACCGCCTCACCAGCCCCGACGCGCGCGTGGCCCGCAGCCTGGCGGCGCTCTTCAACCCGGTGCTCTACCCGGCCGTCGGCGACATGCTGCGCATCACCCAGCAGGAGTTGGCCTACCTTGTCGGCCTGTCACGCCAGCGCGTCAACCAGGCCCTGGCCAGCCTGCAGGCACGCGGCCAGATCAGCATCGAATACGGCGGCCTGCGCGTGCTCGACCTGCCCGCCTTGCGGGACGGGTGA
- a CDS encoding LacI family DNA-binding transcriptional regulator, translating into MKAPDYPDGPSGPVRMADVARLAGVARVTVSRVLSNPASVAPATRVAVQEAIARLGYVPNLNAGTLASSRSRIVGCIVPTLSNAWFAETIDGLSEVLAAAGYQLLLGQSGYGPVGEERLVDTFLGRRVDAMVLTGSERSEAVRGRLAAAGIPIVETWDLGLEPLDMAVGFSNYAAGEAAAEHLLARGCRRPAYIGIEEQRSAKRLEGFTAALARRDIAPACIDAGAPPTTFETGARALRELLERHPSIDGVFCSNDTLAAAALFECQRQGWAVPQKIAVVGFSDQPIAAATVPSLTSVQVRSRELGAEAGRMLLRRLGTVAAGRGMASEHRIADLGFRIVARESA; encoded by the coding sequence GTGAAAGCACCTGATTACCCGGACGGCCCGAGCGGCCCGGTCCGCATGGCGGACGTGGCGCGCCTGGCGGGTGTTGCCCGCGTCACGGTTTCGCGCGTCCTGAGCAACCCCGCCAGCGTGGCGCCCGCCACCCGCGTGGCGGTGCAGGAAGCCATCGCCCGGCTCGGCTACGTGCCCAACCTCAACGCGGGCACGCTCGCGTCCAGCCGTTCGCGCATCGTCGGCTGCATCGTGCCCACGCTGTCGAACGCCTGGTTCGCCGAAACCATCGACGGCCTGTCCGAAGTGCTGGCCGCGGCGGGCTACCAGCTGCTGCTGGGCCAGTCCGGCTACGGGCCGGTGGGCGAGGAACGCCTGGTCGACACCTTCCTGGGACGCCGCGTCGACGCTATGGTGCTCACCGGCTCCGAACGCTCCGAAGCGGTTCGTGGCCGTCTGGCGGCTGCCGGCATTCCCATCGTCGAGACCTGGGACCTGGGCCTGGAGCCGCTCGACATGGCGGTCGGCTTCTCGAACTACGCCGCCGGCGAGGCGGCGGCCGAGCACCTGCTGGCGCGCGGCTGCCGGCGTCCGGCCTATATCGGCATCGAGGAACAGCGTTCGGCCAAGCGCCTGGAAGGCTTCACCGCCGCGCTGGCCCGGCGCGACATCGCGCCCGCCTGCATCGACGCCGGCGCGCCACCCACCACCTTCGAGACGGGCGCTCGGGCCCTGCGCGAACTGCTGGAGCGCCATCCGTCCATCGACGGCGTCTTCTGCAGCAACGACACGCTGGCCGCCGCGGCGCTCTTCGAGTGCCAGCGACAGGGCTGGGCGGTGCCGCAGAAGATCGCCGTCGTCGGTTTCTCCGACCAGCCGATCGCCGCGGCCACCGTGCCCTCGCTGACCAGCGTGCAGGTGCGCTCGCGCGAACTCGGCGCCGAAGCCGGTCGCATGCTGCTGCGCCGGCTGGGAACGGTGGCCGCCGGGCGCGGGATGGCGAGCGAACATCGCATCGCCGACCTGGGGTTCCGCATCGTCGCCCGAGAAAGCGCTTGA